From a region of the Helianthus annuus cultivar XRQ/B chromosome 5, HanXRQr2.0-SUNRISE, whole genome shotgun sequence genome:
- the LOC110942076 gene encoding uncharacterized protein LOC110942076 — protein MRRSLGKLSHPAIGHTSRKALLLSSPFDFSTHAGGNSGGGGGGRGRGRGSDFPKFSFVNSGPNESEETRPDDETPFRAPLGHGRGKPLPPPPNVSRFSSPDPPSGGSVAGRGRGAGIVPPPSPFEESLKPREPIFFRKEGDVTLPPKAPTEDRSGNQEKSNLPSGILSVLSGAGRGRPTPPMTHEASEKVNEVNRHIRPRKPVGQETRPAEPRAPSPKMSREEAVNKAKSVLSRDDNGIDGGARGGSRVAARGDGGGRGQRGRFSDRGRGRGRGRGRQMSNRDDDDNEEDEAETEADKANEEKLRKYLGDEKMDMLVQAFEEAGANVLPSPEEDAYVDAMHTNLMLECEPEYLMAEFDSNPDIDETPPVPLRDALEKMKPFLMAYENIQTEKEWQDVLEETMKHVPLMKELVDHYSGPNRSTAKKQGEELERVAKTLPASAPQSVKRFTDRAVLSLQSNPGWGFNRKCQFMDKLVWEVSQSYK, from the exons ATGAGACGGAGCTTGGGAAAGCTTTCACACCCCGCTATCGGACACACTAGTAGAAAAGCTCTTCTCTTGTCCTCACCGTTTGACTTTTCCACACACGCCGGAGGAAatagcggtggtggtggtggcggtagAGGTCGGGGCCGCGGCTCCGATTTCCCCAAATTCAGTTTTGTAAACTCCGGACCTAATGAGAGTGAGGAAACACGTCCCGATGACGAGACACCGTTTCGGGCCCCGCTTGGTCATGGTCGCGGCAAACCGCTCCCGCCCCCTCCGAACGTTTCCCGATTTTCTTCTCCCGATCCGCCAAGTGGCGGTAGTGTCGCCGGTCGTGGTCGTGGCGCTGGCATCGTACCACCACCGTCTCCGTTTGAGGAAAGTTTAAAACCGAGGGAACCGATATTCTTCCGCAAGGAAGGAGACGTAACATTACCGCCAAAAGCACCAACCGAAGATCGATCCGGGAACCAAGAAAAGAGTAACCTCCCGTCAGGTATTTTGTCGGTTCTATCTGGTGCGGGCCGTGGACGGCCCACACCACCAATGACACATGAAGCTAGTGAGAAGGTTAACGAAGTTAACCGCCATATTCGACCTAGAAAACCCGTGGGCCAAGAAACTCGACCCGCAGAACCGCGGGCCCCGTCTCCTAAGATGAGTAGAGAGGAGGCGGTAAACAAGGCAAAGAGTGTTCTTTCAAGGGATGACAATGGTATTGATGGTGGGGCCCGAGGAGGATCTAGAGTGGCGGCAAGAGGTGACGGTGGCGGGAGAGGGCAACGGGGTCGGTTTAGTGATAGGGGGCGGGGGCGAGGCAGGGGTAGGGGTAGGCAGATGTCGAATCGTGATGACGATGACAATGAAGAAGACGAGGCAGAAACCGAGGCTGATAAAGCTAACGAGGAGAAGCTGAGAAAATATCTCGGGGACGAAAAAATGGATATGTTGGTTCAAGCGTTTGAAGAAGCTGGTGCGAACGTTTTACCTTCACCTGAAGAAGATGCTTATGTTGATGCTATGCATACCAATCTTATG TTGGAATGTGAACCGGAATACTTGATGGCTGAGTTTGATTCTAATCCCGACATTGACGAGACACCACCCGTTCCTCTTCGAGATGCACTTGAGAAAATGAAGCCATTTTTAATGGCTTATGAAAACATTCAAACTGAAAAAGAATGGCAG GATGTTTTGGAAGAGACAATGAAGCATGTCCCGTTAATGAAAGAACTTGTAGATCATTATAGTGGACCAAACAGGTCAACTGCTAAAAAACAAGGGGAGGAACTTGAAAGAGTCGCAAAAACTTTGCCTGCAAGTGCACCTCAGTCCGTAAAACGTTTTACCGATAGAGCTGTTCTTTCTCTACAG AGCAACCCTGGatggggattcaacagaaaatGCCAATTTATGGATAAGCTGGTTTGGGAGGTTTCTCAGAGTTACAAATGA